A segment of the Solanum lycopersicum chromosome 9, SLM_r2.1 genome:
TTCTATGATaatgattatattaaaataCTTCTATTCATGTGtaatatttttcacaaaatagCACATTTCTGTCCAAATTTTCTTAATGTGAGAATgagattattaatattttcttgtgGTATCGATACTGAAATTCAAAAGAATCTGAAAGAGAAGTCCAACAAGAAGATTGCAGAAACCCCTACAACACACTTAACACtagtaatattttcttaattaaagaAGTACACTAAGCAACCAAAaacctttttttcctttaacaAATGGAAGGTCATTTTAGTCATCCAAACCTGTTGGTATTTGTTCTCAAGTGAGATAATTTGATCACTGAAATCCAACCCAGTTTCATTTGCCATCTTTTGAACCTGCATTCGAGAAACAGTAACAATTGACAAAATGctcaattttctattttgaaatACGAAATAATCTCAAGATAAGAATCATGGCATTAGGTCACAAAACCTACATCAATGATTTTTTTCTGCAGATCCATGAGAGGTTTCTCAAAATCCAAAGTCACCGGTTTTGGCTTTTCTTTCAATGGCTTGAAAGGTGATAAGTGACTGAGGACTCCACCCTTGACATTAAGGTCAGGATCCTCTGGCCAGGGGTACTCGTGCTTCTTTACCTTTCTAACCTTGGCAGAGATTGTAAAATCTCTCTTCTTAGAACCCAATTGTGCTCTCCCTAAGGTTTTCAATGGCACACCACAAACACCATTTCTTGAGCTACGAAGAAGGTCTGAAGCTGAAGTTTTAGAAGCCAAACTTCCACTGAATGCCACGGGAGGATGTGAAGTTGAAGCCATTCTCCAGTTACTGCAAATAGGTTAACCTAATCAATCTCATTTAAGGAAGGGAAAATTCACAGATTTTTAAATCCATCAATGACATGGTGAAATTAACTAGCTAAAGATCAATGTCCACATTTCAGTTAGATACTTTTAAGCATACACGAAACTAGCAAACAAAAGTTTCACTTAACATAGCTAGACCTATCAACTAGCTATGAAGAGAAGCATATTCAGAGGCTATGATGTtcggattctccaaaagtgttgTCAGATCCTCCAGAAATGCTCTAATTTGGAAGGATCTGAGACACCCCCACCaaaatttttgaagagtcctAGCAACATAGCCTAGAGGCTAAtcaaagatttaatttttaatgcaCCCTTCAATAATAAACTCTATACAGTTATTAAATCAATCACAAAGAGTTTATCCATAGAAGCTAAGGGATtacgaaaaaaaaaactaattattaaCATACACAAATAAACACCAAATTAACAGATACATCAAGGATTAGCATTTTCAAGGTAAACCAGTACAGTTCCATAACAGAAAGTTCATTGACATCAACACAAGAATCAACCAACCAATCAATCAACTATACCTCAATCTAAAACTAGTCGAGGATCCACTTTATGAATCCTCTATATTCATCCTTCTCTATTCAACCACATCTAATCCAATACTGTCAAAATAACAACATTATATTCATTGAATATAAGAAATCGCTATAATTTCACCTTTTTCACACCAGAGCACCAGCTACACTAAGCTCACGCAAGTGATAAAAGAAATTAGGGAAATTCCAATGCATGAATCTTACTAACTAGACGCACCACGCTAACAAGATttagctaattaattaaatgaaaatcacAAATCTTCAGCTAAATAAATCAACTATACCTCAATCTAAAACTAATCAAGGATCCACTTCACAAATCCTCTACCTCCATTCACACACATACATTCTATCCAATACTATTCATATCCATTAACACAACGATTCATCAGAATTAGTCTAATTTTACACTGAAACCAACTACGCTAAGCTCACATAAGATtcacaaacaacaaaaaaattaattacatgaACATTACGTAATAAAACACAACGCTAACAATAATAGAAGATTAATTAAACGAAATCGGTGAAAATTAATCAGATTAGACCAAAAATTAACGATCAAATccgagaaaaaagaaaaaacaacaaaCCGAGAATGAGAGCTCCAGATTCAAGCAGAAGAGATCTGAGGAATGGATGAGAAGAGAAGATTTAGTAGTATTGTTCTAAGGAGAAAAGAGCATCGAGAAGATCGAAAAGAGGGCTTGGGTTTTTTCAACAAATGAGATAGATAAAAGCTATGTAGAAGAAGCTGTTTATTATGAGATGGTTTTTGATTTTGAGTTTTCGATACTTCTTATGCGGAGGactaaaaatgagaaaaaagaaaaaagggaaagggTAAAATGGGAAGagtggaaaataaataaataaattaaaacctACCAGTGTGCTTGTGTGACAGTGTTTCTCGGTTTGGCCGTTAAATGTGTTCAACTCTCTGTTGCGTCATAAAGCTTTGTATTTTTCTGAACTTGTATAATCGTAtccatatttttcattaaaaaaataaaaatattgtttattttaatttgtgtaaTTATTTGGGTTcgtttagaatttttttttatgtttgattggtaaaaaatattacaaagtttctttaaaataaaggaattaaCTTTCATAGCgaaaatagaaaataacaaGTTTCATGGATGACATTTCATATTAGCAATATGTCCTCTTCGATCATACTTCAATATGCAATGATCTTCACCTCTCTTCGTCACCACATATACATGCACCCTTTTCCATACTATTTATTTAGAGGTAGACTGAAAAAGAATTAAAGAGAGGTgatttgatgaaatatgaaatattttaaactttttgagGACATGACTATAAATAAGTTAAAGTATAAATATTCGAAATTAGGATAGGAAGGTTAATAGTAGATAGTTGAGTATTAATATTGCATCTTATGTGGGAAAGGGTCATGTATTCTCTTATTCTTCGATGTACATAATTATTACATGGTCTTGTCTTGCTTCATATTTTTTCCGCAAACAtgcttcaaaaaaaattcttttgagcTGAAGGTCTATCGGTATGAGTCTATCTCTCCAAAAGATAAGGATATACTTGCATACATCATATTTCCTTATATCCTACTTGTGAAATCATAATgagtaaatattattattctttatttttaggataatattttttgtttacatGTCAACAcctaaaaataagagaaatacaTTTATTTCATAGGAGATAAGAGGGGAATAACAAAGTGCAGTGGCGTAGCCACATACTGTCAAGGGTATTCAATTGGACACCCTTCATCGGAAAAAAATTAGCATATGTACAAACATAGTGATATAGGAAATGATTAAATAACCTATTTTGGACACCCTTAACATAACAAGTTGCTATTTTTGGACActcttttaagaaatttttagcTTCGTCACTGACAAGGTGTGAATCAAACATTTACtaacaaatttaaatgaaaGTTCAGATAATCAACCAAGTAAGTTGTTAAGATGCCCAACAAGAAACCAACctattttcttaaataacattttccctCCTACCAAATACACAGAGAATTAATATGTCTAGTCAAGAAGTGAGAAATACAATTGCACTAATTAAGCACTCTCCTTGTTCCAATTTAAGTACACATTTTTTAAAGagtcaaacaatttaagtttgatcGAAATTTTAcgcataaaattttaatttatttaaatgaaatttatatttataaactacgtaaaaagtgttaaaaatcacaataatttaaaagatatatgtaAAATTTACGATCAACGATATAGTTATTTATATCTCGATATCTCAAatgtatcatataaattgagatcaAGGTAGGAATAATTACTTCATGATCGCAGTGAAGTGCAAACAATATACTTCctccgtctcattttatatgtcacatttcgaatttcaagattcaaacaAGTCTATTTTTTACCATAAATTTTTCGTAGatcttttaaacattttgaattattaattattgtgactcatagtactttttacgtagtttacaaatatataaatttcatttcaaaaaaaattgaagattccaTGCGCAAATTTCCGATCAAACTTAAAAATGTCATCTAAATCGGAACCAaggaataataaattatatattctcttaaacgttttaatcatatatttatgtCATGATAAAGGTATCAAATTCATATACACGTACTAAcaacaaattatatttatccttAATTTTTCTCCTATTTGAATTGAAATAATTGATGTTTAACTACTTAATTTCCTCGAGATAATTAAAGCTTAAAATATTGAGAATCAAATATGTTTGATCAACTTAGATATGTGCAAGCTTTTGAATAACAATTTAAACAAGcttgcatattaatataattatgcaACAATCTTTTAAACAAGTTAATTAAGAAGTACTTTAACCATTAATGCGAATATTTTTTTCGAATAATTTTTACTCATCGATGGTTTATCATAATTGAGAAAATTggcatatatttttttgttgttataatttgtataaataaacTCTTTAGTTATAGGgatgatgaatttttttcttttattttacttttacaccctatttaattaattaattttttttttttttttgcaaagacTTATGACATGTAATATGAAAGTGGAAGTAATAAATAGCGacaaattacaaaaagaatttgaaaatgatcaaattaacataactttaatgacAATTTTAATTTGCTCTAGTCAAATATGTTTGTTAAGCTTAGGTCCCTGTTAGGTAGGTTTTATTGTTTCTTTATCAATAcataatttaacaaaaaaaaaaattcaacactcTCGTGAGTCTCAACACACCCAATCACCCATAATCTTATAATCGAAGTTATTAGGTTGGACATGGTATgttatatattgaattattatattatatcgaaaaatattaatattgtaattttgatattataatatttgatttagtatttgatacatattttaatttttttgatattcgATATGatatttgacttttaaaaataaaatatcaaaatatcgAATATCATATCGAAATATATAGTTACATAAATATAACACCCACATATATATACTAACAATATGtaacttaattaatataagtataaACTAAATGTTTAGAAGTTGAAACTTTGATTACtctatatattttgattgaaatgtCATTGATCGACAAAAAgatgtatatgtattttattttgaatatatatatatttacatgtaCTGTGTTACTATGATATAAttgagaaattttttatttgtcaaagtcATAATACTCTGTTATACGAGTATATATTGATCGAAATTGAATAAACTATTGTTAACGATTTATCATACggtaaaatacaaaaattgaattttaacaTATTGAACCATATCACATTAAATTGGTACGATAATTGTATACTTCATCCATtccatattaattaaaatgttgagactttttttcattttaaataatcttaatggtttatttgtcaaaattacttttaaagtgttctttcaattttaccTTTCATTTCGATTTTTAATGTGATACTCCaataaatttgacaataatcAATAAGAGTAAAACTATGTTCAATTTATATCTTaatctatttttcttaaagagtgaaaaattcaattaatatgaaatgaaGAGAGTAATATTTGACGAGAAGGAGTTGCTCGGATTGTAAGCAACCCTCACTTTCAATGCAAAGGTTACGAGTTCGAGTCACCAAGGATCCAATAATGAAGTGGTAATTTAgacaaataatttttgattaaagcaattaaacatcttttaaataaatgatggagacatttaaaaaaaaaaataaataaacaccttttttaaagaaaataaactgattttacaaaatcattttacttttatttttaaaaaaataaaaataaattaattacagAGGTCGGATAAATCATTAGCCTTGAACTTACACGACCGTTTTTGGAGTAAGCAAGCACTGAACTGCTTTCATGGCGGCCGTGTTCTCTAATGGTACTGAGCTCCTAAACTTACAGTATTAGCCCTAAATTGAACCGttaatttgaaattgaagtgtaatttgattgatttatgatgatttttttttttgaacttttttggTATAGAAACGGTTCTTGATGAGCTGAGACATGGATTCGCCCAGTTTGAGCTTGTTACTTCTCCAGTTGCTTCAGTTTCTGCTTCCAGTTATAGACCTAATCAAAGAGGAAACCCATTTTTCGCTTCTTCTGCCGCCACTGGTCATCAGTTTTTTGCCAGAATAGGACCTTCACTGTAAATtcctcctccttttttttttgttatttgctAGCTTGAATTCtgttggtattttttttttgtttagataGCTTAATCTGTTACTGCATAGCCATGGTAGTGAAGTGAATTGAGAATCCTGAGGTTGCAGATTTAAATTAATCTAAGCTTAATTCATCAGTTTAGATTTTGCTCAAACAGTGTCTgtgttaataaatttattaaatatgtagAGAAATTAAATTTACAATCCAATTATCATCGCTTGAAATCGTCATTGTAAAATTCGTAACCCATAAAGTTGAAATCTTAGCTTCGGTTTTGTGTGTCACAAGCCATATACCTCATGAAATTAGTTGAGGTGCATTAAATTTGGCTTGAACTCTAGGATTATCAATTAGATAAAAGCTTAATCTTGGACggttttattgatttttttttgcatatcaatttGCTTAAATTTCTTCATTGTTGTGTTTGCTTGTGAATTTGAGGTCCCAAAGTAATGTAAACTTTTTCATGCTATATATAATTGGTTGTGGCCTATACCTTGGGACATAAATGGCATCAACCTATGTTACATGGACTGTCATACCAATACACTTATCATATAGGTGTCTGTATAAGTATCCAGTATGGGTATCTGCACTTTTTGCAAACTTTTAGTGTATCTGGGAAAATCTCTGTCAAGTATCCGCACTCACATCACCCCTGTTAGGCACGGGTACTCAGAGCAAATGAAAGATGTAGTATCTTAGCCTTTAACAATAAACAGTTGAAGGGCTTGAGGATAACCTAAATTCAGTGCTAACTAAATTCTgaatttgttaaaattaagtGCTAAGTTGATCTCATAATTGTGTATGTTACTTCTATAATTTCTTAACGCAGAGGTGGAGCTTCGCCAGCCTTAAAAAAAGTAGAACGTTATTCAGTGCAGAAAATAACAGGTGATGGGCGCTGCATGTTTCGTGCTCTGGTATGAAGCATTTTCTTCCCTgtctgaaaaataatttgatgtaTTGTTGACTGCATAACTTCATTGCTATAAGTTTATGGTCTTAGAGAGGATACTTTACTTTATTGATTGAAAGGGAGAGGGATGCGAATTCGTGGAAAGATGCAACACTAACAAGAGCAAGAATAAAACTAACTGAAGCAAACTAACAACACATTTTACTGACAGTACCTTCTTACTCTGCACAAGGTCTCTGTGTCACACCTTAAAGGACCATTTTTCGTAGACCATAAAGAAGCAAACTAACCATCTTTTTCCTGGTTTTtggaacaataataatattgcaTCTCTGTTGAACCAGATACACATAATTAGTGCTAATCAGGAAGAGTACCACAGATTCTTGGCTTTATTCTTCTAGCAAAACCCCCAGAAAACCTGATTTGGTTTCTTCAGCGGTGCTGGCATGCAGGAATAAGGAGTTGTCAATGACCCTGAACAGCTTCCACCTGAGTGccattgacaaataaaaatgctGAAGCATACAGATATGgctcactttttttaaaaagtaatatgtTACATATATTAGTGGTTCTCACTATTTACTTTGTAGTATTCAGGAGGTATAATCTTTTTTGGTACAGTATCAGTATGTCATCCACATTCGTACttctaaaataaaaacctaTGCAATCTTAACCTTCCCTAGGGTCTTTGTTTCTGAAAGTGAGAGAGATAAGGATTTGTGTTTTCAGCTTAACTCATAACAATAGAAGATTCCCATTTGAAAACCATAAATATCTGAACTCAAAATgacttgaaaattaaaaatccCATCAATCATGAAGGAACTCTGAGAATCTTATTATCTCTTTATCATCAGATTATGGAACGTGCTCTAAGTTCTCTTCACATATGGTAAGAAATCTGAAATTAGAAGCACCATGACGAAAAAATGGGATAAAAGTGTGATATATATCCATTTTGTACTTCATGCTATTTGTACCTAAAATGTTTTAGTGCCTTGGAACTTTGAAGCAATAATTTGTTTCTCTGAGGAATTGGTGTTATTTTTAAATCAGGTAAAAGGGATGGCTTTCAACAAAGGCGTGAAACTTCACCCTCGAGATGAAAGAGATGATGCAGGTAATATTGTCCACAAGGTTTTCATCGATCATTTCTGTACTACTCATTAATTATACCAACAAGGTTAAGCTTCATAGTATCTCTCTAACTAGTCAAATTTATGAACTTCccttttatttatgatttctttttcaCTAGGAAACTATGCTTTCCACATATTAAGtgatctcaaaaaaaattctcctGATACACTGGGGGAAGCTATCAGTTCTCTTCTGTTTCATTTTGTGTGATTGTTTCCCTGAAGTTGATGAAAAAATCTTCTTTCCCTTTTGTAAAAGATGAATTAAGGATGGCTGTAAAGGAGGCTATTTGTGATGATGAGAAAGAACGTCTTAAATATGAAGAGGCCTTGGTTGCCATTACAGTTGAGGAGTCTTTGAGACGGTGAGGCTTTATAAGCATTGGAGAACCTGATATT
Coding sequences within it:
- the LOC101256027 gene encoding OVARIAN TUMOR DOMAIN-containing deubiquitinating enzyme 3 encodes the protein MAAVFSNETVLDELRHGFAQFELVTSPVASVSASSYRPNQRGNPFFASSAATGHQFFARIGPSLGGASPALKKVERYSVQKITGDGRCMFRALVKGMAFNKGVKLHPRDERDDADELRMAVKEAICDDEKERLKYEEALVAITVEESLRRYCQRIGRSDFRGGESELLVLSKLCCQPIMVYIPEQEHGGRGSGFIPIAEYGAEFRKGSKNRKARKVVRLLYSGRNHYDLLL